GAGAACAATTATAGACCCAACTGCAATACGGAGTTTATTAACCCCAGGAGTTCCACTATCTTCTATCAATAAACCACTCCAACTGGTATCTTTTCTATTGGCATTGTATCATCATGGGGTTTCTTTGTCTGTGTTGGGGAAATGGTGTCATGTAGATAAGAGTACAGTGTTACGGTGGATAGTTGGATTAGGTTTGGAGATTTGGTCAATAGTGTGTGGGTGGATAGGAAATCAGGTAAAGGCAACAATGGTGTATATAGATGAGAAGTGGCTGAAGATAAAAGGGAAATGGTATTATTGGTTTGTAGTATTAGATTCCAGGACAGGGTTACCAATCCTGACATCACTTTTGGATTCACGAGGGGAATGGGCATGTAGGTGGATAGGGTATCAACTGAAGAGATTGGGACAAATACCAAGGGTATTTATTACGGATGGGATGGCCGGATACGAATATCTCAGAGAGGTGTTAGGAGAATGTGTAAAGCACCTGTTATGTCATTTTCATCATCAGGAAGCTACGAGCCGGTGGGTAAAAAAACAATTTGATCGGGGTAAAGGAGAAAAGGATAAAGAACTAATCAAGGAGCGGAAGAAGGAACTCAAGAATGTATTGCAAACTAATGATAAGCGGACAGTAAGGAGGAGATTTGAGAGACTGAAGGAGGAGGCAGAGGAATTAGGTATTCAGGGATGGATAGAGAGGACACAGAAGATATTACCGAAGCTTCTGCCTGCTATTGGGAGTAAGAAATTTCCTAAGACAAACAATGCCATAGAGCGATTTTTTAGGGATTTCAACCAATTTCACAAGAAAAGATGTGGATTTTTTTCTGTAGGAAGTGCCAAGAGAGGACTCTTGTGCTTTTTGGTAATGTACCTGTTTTTGCAGCAACCATCTACAGGGAAGGCTCCACTGGAAATAATTATGCCGCAGG
This genomic interval from Candidatus Abawacabacteria bacterium contains the following:
- a CDS encoding DDE-type integrase/transposase/recombinase, which translates into the protein MHAFLTRQRKVDGEVVESVLLELMKKPLSQVSELCEVVKRRLGREDIREWNIRTALDQIPYGKLLGVIREQISKGKAHYREEYLLLEMMESVSSERGVQAGIVVPEVEGRTIIDPTAIRSLLTPGVPLSSINKPLQLVSFLLALYHHGVSLSVLGKWCHVDKSTVLRWIVGLGLEIWSIVCGWIGNQVKATMVYIDEKWLKIKGKWYYWFVVLDSRTGLPILTSLLDSRGEWACRWIGYQLKRLGQIPRVFITDGMAGYEYLREVLGECVKHLLCHFHHQEATSRWVKKQFDRGKGEKDKELIKERKKELKNVLQTNDKRTVRRRFERLKEEAEELGIQGWIERTQKILPKLLPAIGSKKFPKTNNAIERFFRDFNQFHKKRCGFFSVGSAKRGLLCFLVMYLFLQQPSTGKAPLEIIMPQVKDMPFYRLVNDPLSCLLGLQNVKKYKKMAGNEITQSLGP